The following DNA comes from Mesorhizobium sp. B2-1-8.
CTAAGCCGACCGGCAGGCGATTTTCAACCTGCAACGGCAAATGCCGGCGGTGGCTCCCCTTCCCTTCCATCGCGCGGCACGGCTATACTTCGAAATCCGCAACCCAATCTGGTGAATGATGCCGCCTGCAAAAAAGGAAGTCCGTCCGTCGAGCCGCGGAGGACGGGCGCGCACGCCTGCCTTTGTGAAAAACCTGCGGGGTGTGAAGAACTGGAAGGAAGTCAGCGATTGGCTGGAATGGCGCGGCATCGAGGATATCGAATGCATCACGCCAGATCAGGCCGGCGTGGCGCGCGGCAAGATGATGCCGTCGAAGAAATTCACCTCCAATACCTCACTGGCGCTGCCCTCGGCCGTCTTCATGACGACGATTTCCGGCGGCTATCCGGAGGACGGCAACGGCTTTCACTACCCGGAAGACGACGGCGACCTCAAGTTGATGCCCGACCTGTCGACCTTGACCGTAGTGCCCTGGGAAGAAGACCCGACGGCCGCCGTCATCTGCGACCTCGTTCACCAGGACGGCCGCTCGGTCGAATTCACGCCGCGCAATGTGCTGAAACGAGTGCTGGCGGCCTATGACAAGCTTGGGCTGAAGCCGGTCGTGGCGCCCGAGATCGAATTCTATCTCGTGCGCAAGAATCCGGACCCGGACTATCCATTGACCCCGCCCGTCGGCCGCTCGGGGCGCGCGATCGGCGGCGGCGCCGGCTATTCGATCGCCGGCGTCAACGAGTTCGACGAACTGATCGACGACATCTACCATTTCTCCGAAAGCCAAGGGCTGGAGATCGACACGCTCATCCACGAAGAGGGTGCCGGCCAGCTCGAGATCAATCTGCGCCATGGCGACCCGATCGAACTGGCCGACCAGGTGTTCATGTTCAAGCGCACCATCCGTGAGGCGGCACTCAAGCACGAGATCTACGCGACCTTCATGGCCAAGCCGATCCAGGGCCAACCGGGCTCGGCCATGCATATCCACCAGTCGATCGTCGAAAAGAAGACGGGCAGGAACATCTTTTCGGCCGAGGATGGTTCCGAAACCGAGGCTTTCTTCCATTTCATCGGCGGCATGCAGAAGCACGTGCCGAACGCGTTGGTGATGTTCGCGCCCTACGTCAACTCCTACCGGCGGCTGACGCAGGCGGCATCGGCTCCGGTCAACAACAAATGGGGCTACGACAACCGTACCACGGCGTTCCGCGTGCCGCGTTCCGACCCCGCGGCGCGGCGCGTCGAGAACCGCATTCCGTCCTCCGACGCCAATCCCTACCTGGCGCTGGCGGCCTCGCTCGCCTGCGGGCTGATCGGCATCACCAGGAAGATCAAGGCCGAACCGCCGGTGCTGACGACCGCCAACGCGGATGAGATCGACCTGCCCCGCAGCCTGCTCGAAGCCGTCGACCTGTTCGAAGGCGACGAGGAACTCGGCGCACTGCTGGGCAAGTCCTTCGCCGCCACCTATGCCGCGATCAAGCGCGCGGAATTCGAGACGTTCATGGAAGTGATCAGTCCGTGGGAGCGGGAATATCTGCTGCTCAACGTCTGACCAGTCATGAACTATCAATCCCCAATTTCGCCCGGCCGCTCCTGGTATGAGGACACGGCTGGGCCACGGCCTGAATATCCGCTACTCGACGGCGACCGGACCTGCGATGTCGTCATCATCGGCGGTGGGTTTACCGGCCTGTCGGCGGCGGTTTATCTGGCCAAGGCTGGAGCGGACGTGGTGCTGATCGAGGCGCATCGCTTCGGCGATGGCGCTTCCGGGCGCAATGGCGGCCAGCTCGGCACCGGGCAGCGCGCCTGGGCCGAGGATCTGGAGGCCGAATATG
Coding sequences within:
- a CDS encoding glutamine synthetase family protein, encoding MMPPAKKEVRPSSRGGRARTPAFVKNLRGVKNWKEVSDWLEWRGIEDIECITPDQAGVARGKMMPSKKFTSNTSLALPSAVFMTTISGGYPEDGNGFHYPEDDGDLKLMPDLSTLTVVPWEEDPTAAVICDLVHQDGRSVEFTPRNVLKRVLAAYDKLGLKPVVAPEIEFYLVRKNPDPDYPLTPPVGRSGRAIGGGAGYSIAGVNEFDELIDDIYHFSESQGLEIDTLIHEEGAGQLEINLRHGDPIELADQVFMFKRTIREAALKHEIYATFMAKPIQGQPGSAMHIHQSIVEKKTGRNIFSAEDGSETEAFFHFIGGMQKHVPNALVMFAPYVNSYRRLTQAASAPVNNKWGYDNRTTAFRVPRSDPAARRVENRIPSSDANPYLALAASLACGLIGITRKIKAEPPVLTTANADEIDLPRSLLEAVDLFEGDEELGALLGKSFAATYAAIKRAEFETFMEVISPWEREYLLLNV